Proteins encoded by one window of Musa acuminata AAA Group cultivar baxijiao chromosome BXJ2-9, Cavendish_Baxijiao_AAA, whole genome shotgun sequence:
- the LOC135624028 gene encoding uncharacterized protein LOC135624028 → MGNCSRKHQGVFCFSASSLDDEANAYGGDVNPESPHYLRWRHHRRVVAKILGSSAVSALKRSNRKRKESRQPSSQKGSDSTDDDDRKTASILSTSVSSNSSFFSIASSPSFRSTPDATEQKPQRKQAPQPVGPELRKTPSGGPVSTSDSGIAIFLLIGSLVVMVFWGRFLAILWTSSWLFFIACWCYARGTATAAAIKQVDECTLTTELRRRWMEEAEEKKRVVRRGLLERSRRI, encoded by the exons ATGGGAAACTGCAGTAGAAAGCACCAGGGCGTCTTCTGCTTCTCCGCCTCGAGTTTGGACGACGAGGCGAACGCGTACGGAGGCGACGTAAACCCGGAGTCGCCCCACTACTTACGATGGCGCCACCACCGACGGGTTGTCGCCAAGATCTTGGGGTCGTCGGCGGTCTCTGCCTTG AAGCGAAGCAATAGGAAGAGGAAAGAGTCGAGGCAACCGTCGTCGCAGAAGGGATCGGATTCAACGGATGACGACGACCGGAAGACGGCGTCGATTCTTTCCACCTCCGTCTCCTCTAACTCATCGTTTTTCTCTATCGCGTCCTCGCCATCCTTCCGCTCCACTCCGGACGCCACGGAGCAGAAGCCCCAGCGAAAGCAGGCACCGCAGCCCGTGGGGCCGGAGCTGAGGAAGACCCCATCGGGGGGGCCGGTGAGCACTTCCGATTCGGGCATTGCAATCTTTCTACTCATCGGGAGCCTGGTGGTGATGGTATTCTGGGGGAGATTCTTGGCGATCCTGTGGACGTCGTCGTGGCTCTTCTTCATTGCTTGTTGGTGCTATGCACGCGGAACGGCTACGGCGGCGGCCATCAAGCAAGTGGACGAGTGTACACTGACCACAGAGCTCCGGCGGAGGTGGATGGAAGAGGCGGAGGAGAAGAAGCGGGTCGTCCGACGAGGCCTCTTGGAAAGAAGCCGAAGGATTTGA